A stretch of the Aphis gossypii isolate Hap1 chromosome 2, ASM2018417v2, whole genome shotgun sequence genome encodes the following:
- the LOC114129560 gene encoding scaffold protein salvador isoform X1, with protein sequence MLSRKNKDTRTIKEGVVGKYVKKDKPPEIPIINVWTTEPFRKNNHSRTNVSESPNTNNTSQPSGSVQKFGNVKNTPSPSMLIGHEGKYTPSSSVPDLAQKFANANLWSSSPGIAADQSINVRNCSNRYISNDCHVNHQIGTHTSATCLPYHSHTDLAESSVILHGFGDNTIYSPALSQCFPTIQLQHKNEIINTHHSTPALHNIGQSVPIPLPSGGGEELPLPPGWSVDLTLRGRKYYIDHNTKTTHWSHPLEKEGLPTGWERIESDEYGVYFVNHISRQAQYEHPCAPHYIYQPEVRIPLPLLPPPPPRPTHFHSHNMLVPANPYLNQEIPVWLNVYSHAAQTLDHKLRWEMFRLPELDCFNAMLTRLYKQELEEIVMRYEVYRSALLFEMDRRHMQSQYIDTNEYNRYGPGLRIIDITNDNLREVALSQHTETKV encoded by the exons ATGTTGTcgagaaaaaataaagatacaagAACTATTAAAGAAGGAGTGGTtggaaaatatgtaaaaaaagacAAGCCACCAGAAATACCAA ttataaatgtatggaCTACAGAACctttcagaaaaaataacCATAGTCGGACTAATGTTTCAGAATCCCCAAATACAAAT aatacaaGCCAACCAAGTGGTTCAGTTCAAAAATTTGGTAATGTGAAAAATACACCATCTCCATCAATGCTAATTGGCCATGAAGGGAAATATACTCCTAGTAGTTCTGTTCCCGATTTAGCTcaaaa atttgcCAATGCTAATTTATGGAGTAGTTCGCCAGGTATAGCTGCTGatcaatcaataaatgttAGAAATTGtagtaatagatatatttccAATGACTGCCACGTTAATCATCAa ataggaACACATACTAGTGCCACTTGTTTGCCTTATCATTCACACACTGATTTAGCAGAGTCGTCTGTTATTTTACATGGATTTGGTGACAATACAATTTACTCACCAGCATTATCACAGTGTTTCCCAACT atTCAATTACAGCACaagaatgaaattattaatactcatCATTCCACCCCAGccttacataatattggaCAGTCTGTTCCAATACCTTTACCTTCAG GCGGTGGAGAAGAACTTCCCTTACCTCCTGGTTGGTCTGTAGATTTAACATTAAGAGGTCGTAAATATTACATCGACCATAATACCAAAACTACACATTGGTCACATCCTTTAGAAAAAGAAGGTCTTCCTACTGGATGGGAACGTATTGAAAGCGATGAGTATggagtatattttgttaa tcatatTTCTCGACAAGCACAATATGAGCATCCATGTGCTCCACACTATATTTATCAACCAGAAGTGAGAATTCCATTGCCACTTTTACCTCCTCCACCACCCAGACCTACGCATTTCCATTCTCATAATATGCTTGTACCTGCTAATCCTTACCTAAAtcaag aAATTCCGGTATGGCTCAATGTTTATTCTCATGCAGCACAAACATTAGATCATAAACTTAGATGGGAAATGTTTCGGCTACCTGAACTTGACTGTTTCAATGCTATGTTAACTCGCTTATATAAACAAGAATTAGAAGAGATTGTTATGCGATATGAAGTTTACAG ATCTGCATTATTGTTTGAAATGGATAGAAGACATATGCAATCACAATACATTGATACAAATGAATATAATCGTTATGGACCAGGACTacgtattattgatataactaATGATAATCTACGTGAAGTTGCACTATCACAACATACAGAAactaaagtttaa
- the LOC114129560 gene encoding protein salvador homolog 1 isoform X2 codes for MLIGHEGKYTPSSSVPDLAQKFANANLWSSSPGIAADQSINVRNCSNRYISNDCHVNHQIGTHTSATCLPYHSHTDLAESSVILHGFGDNTIYSPALSQCFPTIQLQHKNEIINTHHSTPALHNIGQSVPIPLPSGGGEELPLPPGWSVDLTLRGRKYYIDHNTKTTHWSHPLEKEGLPTGWERIESDEYGVYFVNHISRQAQYEHPCAPHYIYQPEVRIPLPLLPPPPPRPTHFHSHNMLVPANPYLNQEIPVWLNVYSHAAQTLDHKLRWEMFRLPELDCFNAMLTRLYKQELEEIVMRYEVYRSALLFEMDRRHMQSQYIDTNEYNRYGPGLRIIDITNDNLREVALSQHTETKV; via the exons ATGCTAATTGGCCATGAAGGGAAATATACTCCTAGTAGTTCTGTTCCCGATTTAGCTcaaaa atttgcCAATGCTAATTTATGGAGTAGTTCGCCAGGTATAGCTGCTGatcaatcaataaatgttAGAAATTGtagtaatagatatatttccAATGACTGCCACGTTAATCATCAa ataggaACACATACTAGTGCCACTTGTTTGCCTTATCATTCACACACTGATTTAGCAGAGTCGTCTGTTATTTTACATGGATTTGGTGACAATACAATTTACTCACCAGCATTATCACAGTGTTTCCCAACT atTCAATTACAGCACaagaatgaaattattaatactcatCATTCCACCCCAGccttacataatattggaCAGTCTGTTCCAATACCTTTACCTTCAG GCGGTGGAGAAGAACTTCCCTTACCTCCTGGTTGGTCTGTAGATTTAACATTAAGAGGTCGTAAATATTACATCGACCATAATACCAAAACTACACATTGGTCACATCCTTTAGAAAAAGAAGGTCTTCCTACTGGATGGGAACGTATTGAAAGCGATGAGTATggagtatattttgttaa tcatatTTCTCGACAAGCACAATATGAGCATCCATGTGCTCCACACTATATTTATCAACCAGAAGTGAGAATTCCATTGCCACTTTTACCTCCTCCACCACCCAGACCTACGCATTTCCATTCTCATAATATGCTTGTACCTGCTAATCCTTACCTAAAtcaag aAATTCCGGTATGGCTCAATGTTTATTCTCATGCAGCACAAACATTAGATCATAAACTTAGATGGGAAATGTTTCGGCTACCTGAACTTGACTGTTTCAATGCTATGTTAACTCGCTTATATAAACAAGAATTAGAAGAGATTGTTATGCGATATGAAGTTTACAG ATCTGCATTATTGTTTGAAATGGATAGAAGACATATGCAATCACAATACATTGATACAAATGAATATAATCGTTATGGACCAGGACTacgtattattgatataactaATGATAATCTACGTGAAGTTGCACTATCACAACATACAGAAactaaagtttaa